In the genome of Hymenobacter cellulosivorans, one region contains:
- a CDS encoding glycoside hydrolase family 2 TIM barrel-domain containing protein, which translates to MKFTLLLPLLTFATTTFAQNGPVKVEVKQGNGRYELLRGGKPYFINGAGGGQFPERVKAYGGNSIRTWSTENADKVLAEAGKNGLTVMVGLDVARERHGFDYNNPEAVAQQLQKVKAEVLKYKDNPAVLFWGIGNELNLEYTNPKVWDAVQQIAQMIHEVDPNHPTSTVLAGLNQKEADYIKAKCPAVDILSINTYAGLAEIPQQVRKTGWTGPYVVAEWGPTGHWESPVTPWKASVEETSSQKAAVYQSRYEASVAKDKTQCLGTYVFLWGQKQERTPTWYGIFTEDGKESEVVDVMQYLWSGQWPKNRAPHLASFTLNGKKATDNVYVQPGQSVPVVATVTDPDKDALTYRYELLPESTDLKTGGDRESRPTAIPGLVPAGAKGQTTLKAPATEGAYRLFVYAYDGKDNVATANIPFYVQGK; encoded by the coding sequence ATGAAATTTACCCTGCTGCTACCCCTACTCACGTTTGCCACCACAACTTTCGCCCAAAATGGCCCTGTCAAGGTCGAAGTAAAGCAGGGCAACGGCCGCTACGAGCTGCTGCGTGGCGGCAAGCCATACTTCATTAATGGGGCCGGCGGCGGGCAGTTTCCGGAGCGGGTAAAAGCCTACGGCGGCAATTCCATCCGCACCTGGAGCACCGAAAATGCCGATAAGGTGCTGGCCGAAGCTGGCAAGAACGGCCTCACGGTAATGGTGGGCCTCGACGTGGCCCGGGAGCGGCACGGCTTCGATTATAACAACCCCGAAGCCGTGGCCCAGCAGCTGCAGAAAGTAAAGGCCGAAGTGCTCAAGTACAAGGACAACCCGGCCGTGCTATTCTGGGGCATTGGCAACGAGCTGAACCTGGAATACACCAACCCCAAGGTATGGGACGCCGTGCAGCAGATTGCCCAGATGATTCACGAAGTCGACCCTAACCACCCCACCAGCACCGTGCTGGCCGGCCTCAACCAGAAGGAAGCCGACTACATCAAGGCCAAGTGCCCGGCCGTGGATATTCTGAGCATCAACACCTATGCCGGCCTAGCCGAAATTCCGCAGCAGGTGCGCAAAACCGGCTGGACCGGCCCTTACGTGGTGGCCGAGTGGGGCCCCACTGGCCACTGGGAAAGCCCCGTCACGCCCTGGAAGGCCTCGGTGGAAGAAACCAGCAGCCAGAAAGCCGCCGTGTACCAGAGCCGCTACGAGGCCTCGGTGGCTAAAGATAAAACCCAGTGCCTGGGCACCTACGTGTTCTTATGGGGGCAGAAGCAGGAACGCACGCCCACCTGGTACGGCATCTTCACCGAAGACGGTAAAGAGTCGGAAGTGGTGGACGTAATGCAGTACCTGTGGAGCGGCCAGTGGCCGAAGAACCGCGCCCCGCACCTGGCTTCGTTTACCCTGAATGGTAAAAAAGCCACCGACAACGTGTACGTGCAGCCCGGCCAGAGCGTGCCCGTGGTAGCCACCGTGACAGACCCCGACAAGGACGCGCTGACTTACCGCTACGAGCTGCTGCCGGAAAGCACGGACCTGAAAACCGGCGGCGACCGGGAAAGCCGCCCCACAGCCATTCCGGGCCTGGTACCGGCCGGCGCCAAGGGCCAGACTACATTGAAAGCACCGGCCACAGAAGGCGCGTACCGGCTCTTCGTGTATGCGTATGACGGCAAGGACAATGTGGCTACGGCCAACATTCCGTTTTACGTGCAGGGCAAGTAA
- a CDS encoding acyltransferase family protein: MVLFPLIVWLGASGQIAGEKPARLCKFLGDISYPIYMTHFPLVYIYTGWVGTHKPTLAQALPVAVLTFGAAVLLAYVSLKFYDEPVRRWLKNRLAPR; this comes from the coding sequence GTGGTGCTGTTCCCGCTCATCGTGTGGCTGGGAGCCAGCGGGCAGATTGCCGGCGAAAAACCGGCCCGCCTCTGCAAGTTTCTGGGCGACATCTCCTACCCTATTTACATGACCCACTTCCCGCTAGTGTACATCTATACCGGCTGGGTGGGCACGCATAAGCCGACGCTGGCGCAGGCCCTGCCGGTAGCGGTACTCACGTTTGGGGCGGCGGTTCTGCTGGCCTATGTTAGCTTGAAATTCTACGATGAGCCGGTGCGACGCTGGCTTAAAAACCGGCTGGCACCACGCTAG
- a CDS encoding helix-turn-helix transcriptional regulator, whose amino-acid sequence MNRIDRLFGITTLLQAKKYVSAEHLAEQFGISVRTVYRDIKALGEQGIPVSFEPHKGYFLVQGYFLPPVSFTPEEANSLVLLETIAATLADASIQAQYTAALTKVKAAMRERERERLEQFTSRIKMHLPEYFRGPADYLATLQSALADRRVIELEYCDKSGQSSQRPVEPIGLAFYNLSWHLIGWCQLRQDYRDFKVARIRQLTTTTRPFTKPDHLLLTEYIAGLNLPYVP is encoded by the coding sequence ATGAACCGTATTGACCGCCTGTTTGGCATTACCACGCTCTTGCAAGCCAAGAAATACGTTTCAGCCGAGCACTTGGCCGAGCAATTTGGTATCAGTGTGCGCACGGTGTACCGCGACATCAAAGCCCTGGGCGAGCAGGGTATTCCGGTGAGCTTTGAGCCGCACAAGGGCTATTTTCTCGTGCAGGGCTACTTCCTGCCGCCGGTGTCCTTTACCCCCGAGGAGGCCAACTCCCTGGTCCTGCTCGAAACCATTGCCGCCACCCTGGCCGACGCCTCCATTCAGGCCCAATATACCGCGGCCCTGACCAAAGTAAAGGCCGCCATGCGCGAGCGGGAACGGGAGCGGCTCGAACAGTTTACCAGCCGCATCAAGATGCACCTGCCGGAGTACTTCCGGGGCCCGGCCGACTACCTGGCTACGCTGCAGTCGGCGCTGGCTGACCGCCGGGTAATCGAGTTGGAGTACTGCGACAAAAGCGGGCAGAGCAGCCAGCGCCCGGTGGAACCCATTGGGTTGGCATTTTACAATTTGTCCTGGCACCTGATTGGCTGGTGCCAGCTGCGGCAGGATTACCGCGACTTTAAAGTGGCCCGCATCCGGCAACTCACGACCACCACCCGGCCCTTCACCAAGCCCGACCACCTGCTGCTCACCGAGTACATTGCGGGCCTGAACCTGCCTTACGTGCCGTAG
- a CDS encoding TonB-dependent receptor: protein MKNNFYSTTAGLAFAVAAGLLLPSAAAAQTAAAVTGRVQTEAGAPIDYATVTLHRAADSTLVKTEFSDAKGEYRFELPPAGNYRVSAAQVGYNRAWSATFTLPGSSAVPVITLRVNSATQLKEVQVVGQKPLFERQADRTIVNVEGSTLATGNSTLEVLSRAPGVTVDANDNLALRGRQGLLVMIDGKRQPMTGAELADYLRALPADQLKSIELITSPPAKYDAQGSAGIIDIKLKKDQRQGTNGSGNLSYGRGQFGRFSTSASGNHRQKGLNLFASTTYTRRRNFGLRNTYRSYYETADTGPELVSQADQRNNQIGSDHFLIWRLGTDVNLSANTTLGGVVTGFAVPNPRPGGSSTNVSYFYDGAGQLTDYYTAQGTGVGYNPNVTANLNFRHVFAKAKTVKPELTADLDYARYYTHRLQSLTTFYELSGRPQVLLNGDQTGELVIQAAKADYSRTLSENTTMEAGAKASRVFSDNDILFLTTVEGITSVDQGRTNRFRYDELISAAYVNVSHKVGKLNLQAGLRGEQTHATGEQVVESDNFRRDYYQLFPTASVKYTPSAVHEWMAALSRRINRPSYRQLNPFRFVIDPTTTGKGNPELRPETSYNLELAHTFKQKFTTSLSYSLTQNPITDVAQPESRTSTVSMYVNLNQQHYAALTLTAPLTPTKWWQVYNNAVFFYIHYQGTLANTSLSRGQGAFTLSSNSTFTFGKGWGAELSGNYYSRQRVGFFVFQDYGQVNLGVQKALWDRKATLRLAATDILLTTPLRARSTYNNYQEDLYLRRDSRVATLSLSWRLGNDKLTSTNRRSGAEDEKRRAQ from the coding sequence GTGAAAAACAACTTCTACTCAACTACGGCTGGCTTGGCCTTCGCCGTTGCCGCGGGGCTGTTACTGCCGTCCGCCGCTGCGGCCCAAACTGCGGCCGCCGTCACGGGCCGGGTGCAGACCGAGGCCGGTGCCCCCATTGACTATGCCACCGTCACGCTGCACCGCGCTGCGGATTCCACGCTGGTCAAGACAGAGTTTAGCGACGCGAAAGGCGAGTACCGGTTTGAGCTGCCGCCCGCCGGCAACTACCGGGTGTCGGCGGCGCAGGTGGGCTACAACCGGGCCTGGAGCGCTACGTTTACGCTGCCCGGCAGCAGCGCGGTTCCGGTTATCACGCTGCGCGTAAACTCGGCTACCCAACTCAAGGAAGTGCAGGTAGTGGGGCAAAAGCCGCTGTTTGAGCGCCAGGCCGACCGTACCATCGTGAATGTGGAAGGCTCGACGCTGGCCACCGGCAATTCCACGCTGGAAGTACTGAGCCGGGCCCCGGGCGTAACCGTGGATGCCAACGACAACCTGGCGTTGCGCGGGCGGCAGGGCTTGCTGGTCATGATTGATGGCAAGCGCCAGCCCATGACCGGTGCCGAGCTGGCCGACTACCTCCGCGCCCTGCCCGCCGACCAGCTCAAGAGCATAGAGCTCATTACCAGTCCGCCGGCCAAGTACGATGCTCAGGGCAGCGCGGGCATTATCGACATTAAGCTCAAAAAGGACCAGCGCCAGGGTACTAATGGCAGTGGCAACCTCAGCTACGGCCGCGGGCAGTTCGGCCGGTTTTCGACCAGCGCCTCGGGCAACCACCGCCAGAAAGGCCTCAACCTGTTTGCCTCGACTACCTACACCCGCCGCCGCAACTTTGGCTTGCGCAACACCTACCGCTCGTACTACGAAACGGCCGACACGGGCCCCGAGCTGGTGAGCCAGGCCGACCAGCGCAATAACCAGATCGGCAGTGACCATTTTCTGATCTGGCGGCTGGGCACCGACGTAAACCTGTCGGCCAATACGACCCTGGGCGGGGTGGTGACGGGCTTTGCCGTGCCCAATCCGCGGCCCGGCGGGAGCAGCACCAACGTGAGCTACTTCTACGACGGAGCCGGCCAGCTGACCGATTACTACACGGCCCAGGGCACGGGGGTGGGCTATAACCCCAACGTTACGGCCAACCTTAACTTTCGGCACGTATTTGCCAAGGCCAAAACGGTCAAACCCGAGCTGACGGCCGACCTCGACTATGCCCGCTACTACACCCACCGTTTGCAGAGCCTGACCACGTTTTACGAGCTGTCGGGGCGGCCCCAAGTCCTGCTCAACGGCGACCAAACGGGCGAGCTGGTCATTCAGGCGGCCAAGGCTGATTATAGCCGAACCCTGAGCGAAAACACGACCATGGAAGCCGGGGCCAAAGCCAGCCGGGTGTTTTCCGACAACGACATTCTGTTCCTGACCACAGTAGAGGGCATCACGAGCGTAGACCAGGGCCGGACCAACCGGTTCCGCTACGACGAGTTGATTTCGGCCGCCTATGTGAATGTAAGTCACAAAGTAGGCAAGCTGAATCTGCAGGCGGGCCTGCGCGGGGAGCAAACCCACGCCACAGGCGAGCAGGTAGTGGAGTCCGACAACTTCCGCCGCGACTATTACCAGCTGTTTCCCACGGCCTCGGTGAAATACACGCCCAGCGCGGTGCATGAGTGGATGGCGGCCCTGAGCCGGCGCATCAACCGGCCCTCGTACCGGCAGCTCAACCCGTTCCGCTTCGTCATTGACCCCACCACCACCGGCAAGGGCAACCCCGAGCTGCGGCCCGAAACCAGCTACAATCTCGAACTGGCCCACACCTTCAAGCAGAAATTCACCACCAGCCTGAGCTACAGTCTCACCCAGAACCCCATTACCGACGTGGCCCAGCCCGAGTCACGCACCTCTACCGTGTCGATGTACGTGAACCTGAACCAGCAGCACTACGCGGCCCTGACCCTGACGGCCCCGCTCACGCCCACGAAATGGTGGCAGGTATACAACAACGCAGTGTTTTTCTACATCCACTACCAGGGTACCCTGGCCAATACTTCTCTCAGCCGCGGGCAGGGTGCCTTCACGCTCAGTAGCAACAGCACGTTCACCTTCGGCAAGGGCTGGGGCGCCGAGCTGAGCGGCAACTACTACTCCCGGCAGCGGGTGGGCTTTTTCGTCTTCCAGGATTACGGACAGGTAAACCTGGGCGTGCAAAAGGCGCTCTGGGACCGGAAAGCGACCCTGCGCCTGGCCGCCACCGACATCCTGCTGACCACCCCGCTACGGGCCCGCTCCACCTACAACAACTACCAGGAGGACCTCTACCTGCGCCGCGACTCCCGGGTGGCTACTTTGTCCTTGAGCTGGCGCCTGGGCAACGATAAGCTAACTTCCACGAACCGCCGCTCCGGGGCCGAGGACGAGAAGCGCCGGGCCCAGTGA
- a CDS encoding VOC family protein, whose protein sequence is MKFASIRVITNDVPRLVQFYEQISGLPVRQYTEDFAELQTPTATLGIGSTRTLQFGGQHVARAAHNSSAILEFRVADVDADYQRLAPVLGEAVVQPPTTMPWGNRSLLFLDPDGNLVNFFAPVTPEARQRLDG, encoded by the coding sequence ATGAAGTTTGCCTCCATCCGCGTAATTACCAACGACGTGCCCCGCCTGGTGCAGTTCTACGAGCAGATCAGCGGGCTGCCCGTGCGGCAGTACACCGAAGACTTTGCCGAGCTCCAAACCCCGACGGCCACACTGGGCATCGGCAGTACCCGCACCCTGCAATTTGGCGGGCAGCACGTGGCCCGCGCCGCTCACAACTCCTCGGCCATCCTCGAATTCCGCGTCGCCGACGTGGACGCCGACTACCAGCGCCTGGCTCCCGTGCTTGGCGAGGCCGTAGTGCAGCCCCCTACCACCATGCCCTGGGGTAACCGCTCCCTGCTCTTCCTCGACCCGGACGGCAACCTCGTCAACTTCTTTGCCCCCGTCACGCCGGAAGCCCGACAGCGGCTCGACGGGTAA
- a CDS encoding sensor histidine kinase, translating into MPLKNKLNSFIWTFFTLGVLLQLSFSKELPLSSALLCTGCIVLTLRIYIQSISAKLVQGFTARLNSVQLAALIIASCFVVALILSLENYAVIKLTMQETAAADILKNSTPVFFGFFIVSGFVSGLSYLLERYKDSLIKDKELEVLKRKALEMELSLLRNQLSPHFTFNVLNNLQFLIRKDQQKALRLLSTYSRILRYYIYESQKEFITVDDEVSFLKQYFDLEINRYVDKLQIVSEWNVIENSFQITPFILSAFVENAFKHVLPAQMGEYFIRQTCTLTEQGNLIFEITNTFDKHVRAGKPQGVGLKHVRERLSLAYPNRYALAVQEIGDIFCVKLELRLYL; encoded by the coding sequence ATGCCACTGAAGAATAAACTCAATAGTTTCATTTGGACGTTTTTTACCCTGGGTGTTTTACTTCAGTTGTCTTTCAGTAAAGAGTTGCCGCTGTCTTCCGCTCTTCTGTGTACCGGGTGCATAGTGCTTACGCTCCGAATTTATATTCAATCCATATCTGCAAAGCTGGTTCAGGGTTTTACGGCCCGTCTCAACTCCGTACAGCTAGCTGCTCTAATTATTGCTTCTTGCTTTGTAGTAGCATTGATTCTGTCCCTGGAAAACTATGCAGTTATAAAGTTGACTATGCAGGAGACAGCCGCTGCCGATATCTTAAAGAATTCCACGCCCGTGTTTTTTGGGTTTTTTATCGTGAGTGGCTTTGTGTCGGGACTTAGTTACTTGCTCGAGAGATACAAAGACTCCCTGATAAAGGACAAGGAATTGGAGGTGTTAAAACGCAAGGCGTTGGAAATGGAGCTAAGCCTGCTACGGAATCAGTTGAGTCCACACTTTACGTTTAATGTGCTGAATAACCTGCAGTTTCTTATTCGCAAAGATCAGCAAAAGGCTTTGCGTCTGCTGTCAACGTATAGCCGGATACTGCGCTACTATATATATGAGTCGCAGAAAGAATTTATTACTGTTGATGATGAGGTTTCGTTCTTGAAACAGTACTTTGATCTAGAAATCAATAGATATGTAGATAAGCTGCAAATAGTGTCTGAATGGAATGTTATTGAAAATAGCTTTCAGATAACCCCATTTATTTTATCTGCTTTCGTGGAAAATGCCTTCAAGCACGTATTGCCGGCTCAGATGGGCGAATACTTTATCCGGCAGACTTGCACCTTGACCGAGCAAGGAAACCTCATTTTTGAAATAACAAATACGTTTGACAAACACGTACGGGCCGGAAAACCCCAGGGCGTGGGCTTGAAGCATGTGCGTGAAAGGTTGAGCTTAGCGTATCCCAATCGTTATGCCTTAGCCGTACAAGAAATCGGCGACATATTCTGCGTCAAACTAGAACTGCGTTTATACCTATGA
- a CDS encoding LytR/AlgR family response regulator transcription factor, whose translation MIRCLIIDDEPIAREGLREFVREFDFLRCIGEYANASEGIELLKNKEVDLIFLDIEMPRINGLKFAEMIDDNAVMIIFTTAYPQYALRGYKVNAIDYLLKPIFFEDFEKAVLKAKSLYELMHPESAEQKSIFFKEHGAEHRIFVDDILYVKSLQNYVQLHLSGNRTITIHKTLKALQGLLPIEKFIQIHRSYVVQAKCITSIDGFTAHLSAVTLPIARERKQVLMELLAKNF comes from the coding sequence ATGATTCGGTGCCTGATAATCGATGATGAGCCGATTGCCCGCGAGGGGCTCCGGGAGTTTGTAAGGGAATTTGACTTTCTCCGATGTATAGGAGAATATGCTAACGCCAGCGAAGGGATTGAGCTGCTCAAAAACAAAGAGGTCGACTTGATTTTTCTGGATATAGAAATGCCCAGAATTAATGGTTTGAAGTTCGCTGAAATGATTGACGATAATGCTGTTATGATTATATTTACTACGGCTTATCCGCAGTATGCGCTAAGAGGGTACAAAGTAAATGCTATAGATTATCTGCTAAAGCCCATTTTTTTTGAAGATTTCGAAAAAGCAGTATTGAAAGCCAAGAGCTTATACGAGTTGATGCATCCGGAAAGCGCGGAGCAGAAATCTATCTTCTTCAAAGAGCATGGAGCAGAACATCGGATATTCGTTGATGATATTCTGTATGTGAAAAGCCTGCAAAATTACGTGCAGCTTCACTTGAGTGGCAATCGGACGATTACCATTCACAAAACACTGAAAGCGCTGCAGGGGCTACTGCCGATAGAAAAATTTATCCAGATCCACCGGTCGTATGTGGTACAAGCAAAGTGCATTACTTCCATAGACGGCTTCACGGCTCACTTGTCAGCCGTTACCTTGCCAATAGCACGGGAAAGGAAGCAAGTGCTGATGGAGTTGCTTGCAAAAAACTTTTGA
- a CDS encoding SMI1/KNR4 family protein codes for MEFYSAQIERIKSKLKQAREADKSLAVFGADQHRYIVGPPVSEQQVWAFEAAYGLELPLAYKLFVTQVGNGGKSYRESAAGPYYGIYKFGEEVDDIIDDPQHYLARPATLFPGLTAEHWTALTAAIEADDCSDEVFAEQINILYQGLLPIGSQGCTYVTALVVSGEHKGRVVYLDQDRYLPRFAFEANFLDWYERWLDEVIRGYLQQDGPSWFGYSRAGTEDELMAQYQATTDEELRLEYLNGFFKLPTIHTGAQDFLAAESENPNEPIRTMALQLLTKYAYASAKSRLKEEFQRMPLPVLKYVHWYAKSYALDWQPELQALFASGIQDPDLFYFATYVLRNGPSNVEQLLLPYTTHPNETIRKSAVYTLNQHGYKWPL; via the coding sequence ATGGAATTCTACTCCGCGCAAATCGAACGAATCAAAAGTAAGCTGAAACAAGCCCGGGAAGCGGATAAATCGTTAGCTGTTTTCGGGGCCGACCAGCACCGCTACATTGTCGGGCCGCCCGTCAGTGAGCAGCAGGTCTGGGCGTTTGAGGCAGCGTACGGGTTGGAGCTACCCCTGGCCTACAAACTGTTCGTCACCCAGGTAGGCAATGGGGGCAAGTCGTACCGGGAGTCGGCGGCGGGCCCTTATTATGGTATCTACAAGTTTGGGGAAGAAGTCGATGACATTATTGATGACCCGCAGCACTACCTGGCTCGGCCGGCCACGCTATTCCCCGGCTTGACGGCCGAGCATTGGACAGCACTTACCGCCGCCATAGAGGCCGACGACTGCAGCGACGAAGTATTCGCCGAGCAGATAAACATCCTCTATCAGGGCTTGCTGCCCATTGGCTCTCAGGGCTGCACCTACGTTACGGCGCTAGTGGTGAGCGGGGAGCACAAAGGCCGGGTTGTCTACCTGGACCAGGACCGCTACCTACCGCGCTTTGCCTTCGAGGCCAACTTCCTAGATTGGTACGAGCGGTGGCTAGACGAAGTAATTCGGGGCTATCTGCAACAGGATGGCCCTTCGTGGTTTGGCTACTCGCGCGCAGGCACCGAAGACGAACTCATGGCGCAGTACCAGGCCACCACCGACGAAGAGTTGCGGCTGGAATACCTGAACGGCTTCTTCAAGCTGCCCACGATACATACCGGAGCCCAGGATTTTTTAGCGGCCGAAAGCGAGAATCCGAATGAGCCAATCCGCACGATGGCGCTGCAGCTCCTTACTAAATACGCCTACGCCAGTGCCAAAAGCCGGCTAAAAGAAGAGTTTCAGCGTATGCCCCTACCCGTGCTCAAATACGTGCACTGGTACGCCAAGTCTTATGCGCTCGACTGGCAGCCGGAACTACAGGCGCTTTTTGCCAGCGGCATCCAGGATCCGGACCTGTTCTACTTCGCGACGTACGTGCTAAGAAATGGTCCCAGCAATGTCGAGCAGCTATTACTGCCCTACACGACCCACCCCAACGAGACTATTCGCAAGTCGGCCGTATACACGCTCAACCAACACGGCTACAAGTGGCCCCTATAG
- a CDS encoding acyltransferase family protein, whose translation MESTQVLTAAHPTPLSTKPHYAILDGLRGVAALMVVAFHLCESHATSHLDQVINHGYLAVDFFFLLSGFVIGYAYDDRWSRLTLKEFFRIRLIRLQPLVVLGMVIGAICFYFQASPVWPGIAAVPAWKVLLVMLVGFTLLPLPVSMDIRGWHEMHPLNGPGWSLFYEYVANLLYALGVRKFSNTALGILVALAGAALIHLAVTSPAGDVIGGWSLEPEQLRVGVSRVMFPFFAGLLLSRVAPLARFKSAFLACSVLLVLVLAMPRIGGRNGCGSTASTTR comes from the coding sequence ATGGAGTCTACTCAAGTACTCACTGCCGCGCATCCGACGCCGCTTAGCACCAAGCCGCACTACGCCATTCTGGACGGGTTGCGGGGCGTGGCAGCCCTGATGGTCGTGGCCTTTCACCTTTGTGAATCGCACGCCACCAGTCACCTCGACCAGGTCATCAACCACGGCTACCTGGCCGTCGACTTCTTCTTCCTGCTCTCGGGCTTCGTTATTGGCTACGCCTACGATGACCGGTGGAGCCGGCTCACGCTCAAGGAGTTTTTCCGCATCCGCCTGATACGCTTGCAGCCGCTGGTGGTGCTGGGCATGGTAATCGGCGCTATCTGCTTCTATTTTCAGGCCTCGCCCGTGTGGCCGGGCATCGCTGCGGTACCGGCCTGGAAAGTGCTGCTGGTGATGCTTGTTGGCTTCACCCTGCTGCCGCTGCCGGTATCAATGGACATCCGGGGCTGGCACGAGATGCACCCGCTGAACGGGCCGGGCTGGTCGCTCTTCTACGAGTACGTTGCCAACCTGCTTTATGCGCTGGGAGTACGCAAGTTTTCTAATACGGCGCTGGGCATCCTGGTAGCTCTGGCCGGCGCGGCCCTGATTCACCTGGCTGTGACCAGTCCGGCTGGCGACGTAATCGGGGGCTGGTCGTTGGAGCCCGAGCAGCTGCGCGTTGGGGTTAGCCGGGTTATGTTTCCATTTTTTGCCGGGTTGCTGCTCTCGCGCGTAGCGCCGCTGGCCCGGTTCAAATCCGCTTTTCTGGCATGTAGCGTGCTGCTGGTACTGGTGTTGGCCATGCCGCGCATTGGGGGGCGGAACGGCTGTGGCTCAACGGCCTCTACGACTCGCTGA
- a CDS encoding DUF4738 domain-containing protein, with protein sequence MRKSYLLLFPISFLAGCSAQDTLRKQPVAIREEFWPLDTTVARTDTVFRTPNLYRITIATRSLNDSAATYKATDDTGNLLIHAHQVVSQVTIYKDGQPLTQASFTKALFRGRDSELVLASTSFVAQQDEEFLFNIEACVPDSDICEKAQVAVNSTGRIKVRL encoded by the coding sequence ATGCGCAAATCCTACCTGCTTCTATTCCCTATTTCCTTCCTAGCCGGCTGCTCGGCTCAGGATACGCTACGGAAGCAGCCCGTGGCTATTCGGGAAGAATTCTGGCCCCTAGACACCACGGTTGCTCGTACCGACACGGTTTTTCGCACCCCCAACCTATACCGTATCACTATTGCGACGCGCAGCCTGAACGACAGCGCCGCCACCTACAAAGCCACTGACGACACCGGGAACCTGCTTATCCACGCTCATCAGGTTGTTTCGCAGGTTACCATTTACAAGGACGGGCAACCCCTGACCCAGGCCTCGTTCACCAAAGCCCTTTTCCGCGGGCGGGACTCAGAGCTGGTCCTGGCCAGCACCTCGTTTGTAGCCCAGCAAGACGAAGAATTTCTGTTCAACATCGAGGCCTGTGTGCCCGACTCCGACATCTGTGAGAAAGCCCAAGTAGCCGTTAATTCCACCGGCCGAATTAAAGTCCGGCTTTAG